In a single window of the Sulfurimonas sp. hsl 1-7 genome:
- a CDS encoding response regulator has protein sequence METMMKTILTFSKNLRLLYIEDNEQSRTFTLELLTRFFDDIIVAKDGFEGLQKVQENFIDLILTDINMPNLDGIKMTLQIKSMNKNIKVFALTAHNEDDIKESSYNAGIDVYLEKPLRLNQFIEAIYTFVTENNNLSDVENGK, from the coding sequence ATGGAAACAATGATGAAAACAATATTGACATTTTCAAAAAATCTTCGTTTGCTATATATAGAAGACAATGAACAATCACGTACTTTTACATTGGAACTACTTACACGTTTTTTTGATGATATTATAGTTGCTAAAGATGGTTTTGAAGGATTACAAAAGGTTCAGGAAAATTTTATCGATCTTATTTTGACAGATATTAATATGCCTAATTTAGATGGTATAAAGATGACTTTGCAAATAAAGTCAATGAATAAAAATATTAAGGTTTTTGCTCTTACTGCACATAATGAAGATGATATAAAAGAAAGTTCCTATAATGCCGGTATAGATGTTTACTTGGAAAAACCGCTCCGTCTTAATCAGTTTATAGAAGCTATATATACATTTGTAACAGAGAACAATAATTTATCTGATGTTGAAAATGGGAAGTAA
- a CDS encoding uracil-DNA glycosylase, translating into MVVTLKSFQNLVLLQNLYRLKHIGFEYIDHFEVNEKKNYEKARTLEELVSNIRSCYLCDLSKSRTQSMSGFGNQNASLFILDYVVSQAQDTANNYFAGRSGETLKKMIENVLELSTDSIYMTHAIKCKPLQSNKPSESEWSSCKHYLFSQLEFVAPKIIVTLGEDAYIHLTGDTNNFESVRGHVIDFKGYKLIPIYHPQYLLRNPESKKITLNDLKTIKSCL; encoded by the coding sequence ATGGTGGTAACATTGAAATCTTTCCAAAATCTTGTTTTATTACAAAATCTATACAGATTAAAACATATTGGGTTTGAATATATTGACCATTTTGAAGTAAATGAGAAAAAAAACTACGAGAAAGCAAGAACTTTAGAGGAACTCGTTTCAAACATTCGTTCCTGTTATCTTTGCGATCTCAGCAAATCAAGAACGCAAAGTATGAGTGGTTTCGGCAATCAAAACGCTTCGCTGTTTATACTCGACTATGTCGTTTCCCAAGCTCAGGATACGGCGAACAACTACTTTGCAGGCAGAAGCGGAGAGACTTTAAAAAAGATGATTGAAAATGTACTGGAGCTGAGTACCGATTCTATCTATATGACACATGCGATCAAATGTAAACCGCTTCAAAGTAATAAACCATCGGAATCTGAATGGAGTTCTTGCAAACATTACCTTTTTTCTCAGCTTGAATTTGTTGCACCGAAAATTATAGTCACGCTAGGGGAAGATGCATATATCCACCTCACAGGTGATACAAATAACTTTGAGAGTGTCAGAGGGCATGTAATAGACTTTAAAGGATATAAACTCATCCCTATCTATCACCCTCAATATCTCCTGAGAAATCCCGAATCTAAAAAGATCACACTAAATGATTTAAAAACTATAAAGAGTTGTTTATAA
- a CDS encoding EAL domain-containing protein: MAKTNEKLKLNRFKIKSSTEVMDVIDEVKRCCNTVPLFHITSYIHNTVLVQNLIRELDKNFPDAKVVLLKHDDRNTTNLSVYDYDVKDSEHSSDEILDELYTMYDKTHNNIDEYRNQLFLRYFTDHLTNLPNLYQLRKDLQNDDDNNTLVLIKIDNFQTINNFYGFVVGDYVIEYVSTFLKEIFEETSIYRLSGTEFSVILDDTYDFYRLKTYLNDLYKSLQNLIITYQDIHIFVNFTLSSSVSQDNTNLFSKVSMALKYAEDHSLPFWIYEDSMNFENEYEKNLQLSQVVREAIYNNRVVPYYQAIYDNNQGVVNKYECLARLVDKDNNVISPQVFIPVAKSLKIYNRVTEIIIEKAFKEFENNDHEVSINLSIEDIMNNEVFEYIVEKIKNFPEPSRITFELLESEAILDFRKVGRFIEEIKRRGAKIAIDDFGSGYSNFSHIINLKVDYIKIDGSLIEKISTDKTSLIAVETIVALAKKLGVQTVAEYVVSSTIFTQVKNLGIDYSQGFYIDRPSLTYAEASPV, encoded by the coding sequence ATGGCAAAAACAAATGAAAAATTAAAATTAAATCGTTTTAAGATCAAATCCTCGACGGAAGTAATGGATGTGATCGATGAAGTAAAAAGGTGTTGCAACACGGTACCGTTGTTTCATATCACCTCATATATACATAATACTGTTTTAGTACAAAACTTAATTCGGGAACTTGATAAAAACTTTCCAGATGCCAAAGTTGTTCTTTTAAAGCATGATGATAGAAATACAACAAACTTGAGTGTGTATGATTATGATGTAAAAGATAGCGAGCATAGTAGTGATGAGATTTTAGATGAACTATATACCATGTACGATAAGACACACAACAATATTGACGAGTATAGAAACCAACTCTTTTTAAGATATTTTACAGATCATTTAACTAATCTTCCAAACTTATATCAACTACGAAAAGATCTTCAAAATGATGATGATAATAACACTTTAGTACTTATAAAAATCGATAATTTTCAAACGATCAATAATTTTTACGGTTTTGTAGTCGGTGATTATGTGATCGAGTATGTAAGTACATTTTTAAAAGAGATTTTTGAAGAAACTTCGATATATAGACTTTCAGGAACAGAATTTTCGGTAATTTTAGACGATACGTACGATTTTTACAGATTAAAAACCTACTTGAACGACCTCTATAAATCTTTACAAAATCTGATAATTACATATCAAGATATTCATATCTTTGTTAACTTTACTTTGTCATCTTCAGTCTCACAAGATAACACGAACCTTTTTTCAAAAGTATCTATGGCATTAAAATATGCAGAAGACCATTCACTGCCGTTTTGGATCTATGAAGACTCTATGAACTTTGAAAATGAATATGAAAAAAATCTACAACTTTCACAAGTTGTACGAGAAGCAATCTATAACAATAGAGTCGTGCCATATTATCAAGCTATTTATGACAACAATCAAGGGGTTGTAAATAAGTATGAGTGTTTAGCTCGTTTAGTAGATAAAGATAATAATGTTATCTCTCCTCAGGTCTTTATACCGGTTGCCAAGAGTTTGAAGATCTATAACAGAGTAACAGAAATAATAATCGAGAAAGCTTTTAAAGAGTTTGAAAACAATGATCATGAGGTGAGTATAAATCTCTCAATAGAAGATATTATGAACAATGAAGTTTTTGAATATATTGTTGAAAAAATTAAAAATTTCCCTGAACCGTCTCGAATCACTTTTGAACTTTTAGAATCAGAAGCTATTTTGGATTTTAGAAAAGTTGGCAGATTTATAGAGGAGATTAAAAGAAGAGGGGCTAAAATCGCCATTGATGATTTTGGAAGCGGGTACTCTAACTTCTCACACATTATTAATCTCAAAGTCGATTACATCAAAATCGACGGCTCTTTAATTGAAAAAATAAGTACAGATAAAACTTCTCTCATTGCAGTTGAAACTATCGTAGCACTTGCTAAAAAGCTTGGTGTACAAACAGTAGCCGAGTATGTAGTTTCCAGTACTATTTTTACACAGGTAAAAAATCTCGGTATTGATTATTCTCAAGGTTTTTATATTGATCGACCGTCTCTTACTTACGCGGAGGCTTCACCGGTATAG
- a CDS encoding response regulator — protein MILLFILMGITIGAKILSDAKNTLIQQRYQELEIATQIKKSSIERYIKFKAIELELLTKNTQLTDFTSSLLNTPSKQTNNLYEENDSYFKNYTRLHELYDLFIIDAKDGQIVYTALKESDLGKNVLSSSALKTTKLATAYIQALETKKVYMSDMGIYTISGNRPFLFCAMPVIDKDGKNLAVVVMQISYENISRFVNIVGDELISKEAYLVGEDYVVKSSTLHNGAQSSLFNTFGKAKNFKIHSEIVEQAVKSERLKLIRGLDYDYQEVIAVSVPVNVLGLHYHLITKVDLDEVLTPYHNDVKKVVLLIFLTILGATFLMTMIVNEIMKNVSYINENAKNISQGNFTTKSPPKLYMELEPINEMLLHQRDVLQSLTNSVTEIKNAIEELEYEKRIDSRGFEGAYAETVETINVLLEKLYDAIWFQSGVANMMNETALVEDVESISKTALEFLSSYLNIPMAALYIYDDVNEILTLRASYAYQKSSYFKEFFELGEGSVGESALEKKRLTLHIDDIKSLKINTAILSVTPRTILCEPIIYKYQLIGVIEFALLEDLSHRELHFLSEAIHSFASLLYPAIQSDLTKELLAQTQDQKAELQNQSEELKQSNVMLEEQQQNLEVLAQDLQIKNGELQQTQDQLLFKNTELERANRYKSEFFANMSHELRTPLNAIILLSKLLSDDLKATEDEEVVKKIGIIHKSGNDLLRLINDILDFAKSEAGKLELHNSVFTIDTLVSELHQEFDYLAQERSLEFSVSNEYEGEFEADYDKLLQVLRNLLSNAFKFTEKGSVSVTILQDETRKNLVFLVTDTGIGISKEQQYIIFDPFRQADGSSSRKYGGTGLGLSISKEFVAMMGGEIILESSSEQGSQFKITIPLQQIKTTSIPLTNSSENSFEKNITETTILEKPGQKNPKASVNLVGKNILIVDDDVRNIFALSALFEKTGAGVKNAFNGTEALEVLKKEKIDLVLIDIMMPEMDGYETVKQIRKELGLETLPIIVISAKAMKEDRERALEVGANDYLAKPIEFENLERMVESWLYKR, from the coding sequence ATGATCTTATTGTTTATCCTTATGGGGATAACTATCGGTGCAAAAATATTGTCTGATGCAAAAAACACTTTGATACAACAAAGGTATCAAGAGCTGGAGATTGCAACGCAGATAAAAAAAAGTTCTATAGAACGTTATATAAAATTTAAAGCAATTGAGTTAGAACTTCTTACCAAAAACACTCAACTTACAGATTTTACTTCATCTCTTTTAAATACCCCTTCAAAACAAACAAACAATCTATATGAAGAAAATGATAGCTATTTCAAAAATTATACACGTTTGCATGAACTCTACGATCTTTTTATAATCGATGCCAAAGATGGACAAATTGTATATACTGCTCTTAAAGAATCGGATTTGGGTAAAAATGTACTTTCTTCTTCCGCTTTAAAGACTACAAAGCTTGCAACGGCATACATACAGGCATTAGAGACAAAAAAAGTTTATATGAGTGATATGGGGATATATACTATTAGCGGCAATAGACCTTTTCTTTTTTGTGCAATGCCTGTAATTGATAAAGATGGAAAAAACTTAGCAGTAGTCGTTATGCAAATATCGTATGAAAATATTTCACGTTTTGTGAATATTGTCGGAGATGAACTGATCAGTAAAGAAGCATATCTGGTAGGTGAAGATTATGTAGTAAAAAGTTCCACACTTCATAATGGAGCCCAGTCCTCTCTTTTTAATACTTTTGGTAAAGCAAAAAATTTTAAAATTCATTCTGAGATTGTTGAACAGGCAGTAAAAAGTGAAAGGCTGAAGTTAATACGGGGTCTAGATTATGATTATCAAGAGGTTATAGCTGTCAGTGTGCCTGTTAATGTACTGGGATTACATTATCACCTGATCACAAAAGTGGACCTTGATGAAGTTTTAACTCCATATCATAATGATGTCAAAAAAGTTGTTCTTCTAATTTTTCTTACTATTTTAGGTGCAACCTTTTTAATGACTATGATCGTAAATGAGATCATGAAAAATGTTTCATATATTAATGAAAATGCCAAAAATATTTCACAAGGGAATTTTACAACTAAGAGCCCTCCAAAGCTTTATATGGAACTAGAACCGATAAATGAAATGCTTCTTCATCAGAGAGATGTACTGCAATCTCTTACAAATTCTGTAACAGAGATAAAAAATGCTATTGAAGAGTTGGAGTATGAAAAACGGATAGATTCCAGAGGATTTGAAGGTGCATATGCCGAGACGGTGGAGACAATAAATGTACTTTTAGAAAAACTATACGACGCTATATGGTTTCAAAGCGGTGTTGCAAATATGATGAATGAAACAGCCTTGGTTGAAGATGTAGAGAGCATCTCAAAAACCGCTTTAGAGTTTTTATCCTCTTATCTCAATATCCCGATGGCGGCACTCTACATTTATGACGACGTAAATGAAATTCTTACACTTAGAGCTTCTTATGCTTATCAAAAATCATCATATTTTAAAGAGTTTTTTGAGTTAGGTGAGGGGAGTGTCGGCGAGAGTGCTTTAGAGAAAAAACGTTTAACGTTACATATAGACGATATAAAAAGTTTAAAAATAAATACTGCAATACTCTCTGTAACTCCAAGAACTATTCTTTGTGAACCGATTATCTATAAATATCAACTGATTGGAGTGATAGAGTTTGCTTTACTTGAAGATCTATCGCACCGTGAGTTGCATTTTTTATCTGAAGCTATACACTCTTTTGCTTCGCTCTTGTATCCGGCTATACAATCCGATCTCACAAAAGAGCTGCTTGCTCAGACACAAGACCAAAAAGCGGAATTGCAAAACCAAAGCGAAGAGTTAAAACAGTCCAATGTAATGTTGGAGGAACAACAACAAAATCTTGAGGTTTTAGCACAGGATTTACAAATTAAAAATGGTGAATTGCAACAAACACAAGATCAACTCTTATTTAAAAATACTGAACTAGAGCGTGCAAATCGTTATAAGAGTGAATTTTTCGCAAATATGAGTCATGAGTTACGTACTCCGCTTAATGCAATTATATTGTTGTCAAAACTCCTTAGCGATGATCTTAAAGCTACTGAGGATGAAGAGGTTGTTAAAAAAATAGGGATAATTCATAAGTCCGGAAATGATCTGCTTCGCTTAATCAATGATATTTTAGATTTTGCAAAGAGCGAAGCCGGAAAACTGGAACTTCACAATAGTGTTTTTACAATTGATACTCTTGTATCTGAATTGCATCAAGAGTTTGATTATTTGGCACAAGAAAGATCGCTTGAATTTTCAGTCTCTAATGAGTATGAAGGCGAGTTTGAAGCTGATTATGACAAACTTCTTCAGGTGTTGCGTAATTTACTCTCCAATGCATTCAAATTTACAGAGAAGGGTTCGGTATCTGTAACTATACTTCAAGATGAAACTCGAAAGAATTTAGTATTTTTGGTCACAGATACGGGGATAGGTATCTCTAAAGAGCAGCAATATATTATTTTTGATCCGTTTCGTCAAGCGGATGGTTCAAGTAGTAGAAAGTATGGAGGTACAGGATTAGGTCTTTCAATCAGTAAAGAGTTTGTTGCTATGATGGGTGGTGAGATTATACTGGAGAGTTCATCAGAACAGGGGAGTCAGTTTAAAATCACAATTCCATTGCAACAAATCAAAACAACTTCAATCCCATTAACAAATAGCTCTGAAAACAGCTTTGAGAAAAACATAACCGAAACGACTATACTTGAAAAACCTGGTCAGAAAAATCCTAAAGCATCTGTCAATCTAGTGGGAAAAAATATTTTAATTGTTGATGACGATGTTAGAAATATTTTCGCACTCTCAGCCCTCTTTGAAAAAACAGGTGCCGGTGTTAAAAATGCTTTTAATGGTACAGAGGCTTTAGAGGTTCTCAAAAAAGAGAAAATAGACCTTGTATTGATCGATATTATGATGCCTGAAATGGATGGGTATGAAACGGTTAAACAGATTCGTAAAGAGTTGGGACTTGAAACTTTGCCGATTATAGTTATTAGTGCTAAGGCTATGAAAGAGGACAGGGAACGTGCCCTTGAAGTTGGAGCCAATGATTATCTGGCAAAACCGATAGAGTTTGAGAACTTAGAGCGTATGGTTGAAAGCTGGTTATACAAAAGATGA